The following is a genomic window from Bacteroidales bacterium.
ATCCTCATATTTTTTCAGATGTTGTTGTTCGTGATGAAGAAGATGTAAAGGAAAATTGGGAAAAAATAAAGATGAAAGAGGGGCGAAAAAGCGTTTTAGAGGGCGTGCCAAAAGGTCTTCCTGCGATGGTAAAGGCATTTAGAATGCAAGAAAAAGCAAAAGGAGTTGGCTTTGATTGGAATAACACGGAGCAGGTTTGGGATAAGGTTTTGGAGGAAATCAATGAGTTTAATGAAGAAGTCAAATCAAATAGCAATTCGGATAGAATTGAAAATGAGTTTGGCGATATTTTGTTTGCAATGATAAATTATGCTAGATTTATTGGTGTAAATCCAGAGAACGCACTAGAACGTACAAATAAAAAATTCAAAAAAAGATTTAATTATATTGAAGAACATGCAAGGAAGGAAGGGCGTTCTATTTCCGATATGACTTTAGAAGAAATGGAAGAAATTTGGTGTAAGGCAAAAAAAGAAGAATGAAATTAATCATCTAGCTTAATAAAATTGCCGTTTTTATCAAATTCTAATTCCAATTCGTTGTCCAATTCAACTTTTTGCCTATTATCATCTAATTCCCATTTTTTAATAAAGCTTTGAGGGTAATTTGCTTTTACGTATTCTAAAATTGAAGCAGGAATAACGCTTTCTGGCAACATCGAAACACCTTTTATATATGTAACCTCATAATTTTTATTAAATTCTAGGCTATAATTTTTGTCTAAAATAATTTCATAATTTTTTTCAAAAGCTTCTTTTTCAACAATAGTTTGCACTATTTTATTGTCAGGAAAATGTGTTGAAACAAATTTCGTAATTTCTGTTGGAATTTCAGATTCAGACACAGCTTTTTTGTTTTCACAGCTTGAAAAAAACAATAAGAAAATTGCTAAAAAAGCAAATATGCTAAAAATGTTTATTTTTTCATTAGGAATATAATTTTTTATTCGAAAGTAAAGCAAAGCCACCAAATTTTTGATGATAGGCGGTCTATGTTGTTTGTATATATGGTTCCTTCTCGTTTTAGCATATCAGGAAAGCCATACGACATTCTAATTTCTACGCCAAATTTAAAATATTCCAAATACCATTCAACACCAGTTCCAACCTCAAGGCTATAGTCGTGTGGTAGAAGTTTTAAAAATTCTTCATCTTCTTGTTTTTTCTTTGATTGTGAAGCAAGGTCGTAGCTGTATTTGCCGCCTAAAAGAGCGTAAGCTCTAAAATTTGTAATTCTATTAGTTTTGAATTTTAGTAATAAAGGGAAGTCTAAAAAAGTAGATTCGGAAGTTTTAGTAACTTTTAAAA
Proteins encoded in this region:
- the mazG gene encoding nucleoside triphosphate pyrophosphohydrolase codes for the protein MQEETKEFKRLLEIMNKLRAECPWDKKQNNESLRHLTIEEVYELGDAILNDDNSEIMKELGDIMLHVVFYAKIGEEKGAFDISDVLRNINEKLIRRHPHIFSDVVVRDEEDVKENWEKIKMKEGRKSVLEGVPKGLPAMVKAFRMQEKAKGVGFDWNNTEQVWDKVLEEINEFNEEVKSNSNSDRIENEFGDILFAMINYARFIGVNPENALERTNKKFKKRFNYIEEHARKEGRSISDMTLEEMEEIWCKAKKEE
- a CDS encoding PorT family protein, producing the protein MRCKIFVLLFLLSTASIAQQEGIYNLPRFDSRLLHFGFTIGFNQMDFTLKRTKFSEQKDSILNISTQGQFGFQIAIVSDLKIGNNLNLRFTPGLSFGDRKVNYDISKTIYDINTPLNDTVLKVTKTSESTFLDFPLLLKFKTNRITNFRAYALLGGKYSYDLASQSKKKQEDEEFLKLLPHDYSLEVGTGVEWYLEYFKFGVEIRMSYGFPDMLKREGTIYTNNIDRLSSKIWWLCFTFE